A part of Capsicum annuum cultivar UCD-10X-F1 chromosome 6, UCD10Xv1.1, whole genome shotgun sequence genomic DNA contains:
- the LOC107855116 gene encoding uncharacterized protein LOC107855116: MVVDWGPVVVAVAMFILLSPGLLCQLPARTRFIEFGNMYTSGIAILVHAIVYFCMYTILIVAIGVHIRSG; encoded by the coding sequence ATGGTAGTAGACTGGGGGCCAGTAGTGGTCGCAGTGGCGATGTTCATCTTATTGTCACCAGGACTACTATGTCAGCTTCCAGCAAGAACGAGGTTCATCGAGTTTGGGAACATGTACACCAGCGGAATTGCCATTCTGGTCCATGCCATCGTATACTTTTGTATGTATACCATCTTGATAGTCGCCATTGGTGTCCATATACGATCTGGTTGA
- the LOC107855117 gene encoding uncharacterized protein LOC107855117 codes for MSDWGPVFVAVVLFVLLTPGLLIQAPGRNRFVEFGNFQTSGVSILVHSVVYFALMCIFLLAIGVHMYMGS; via the coding sequence ATGTCGGATTGGGGTCCGGTGTTTGTGGCGGTGGTGCTGTTTGTGCTGTTAACACCAGGATTGCTGATTCAAGCACCAGGTCGTAACCGATTTGTTGAGTTTGGCAACTTTCAAACCAGTGGGGTGTCCATACTGGTTCACTCAGTTGTCTACTTCGCCCTCATGTGCATTTTCTTATTAGCCATTGGAGTCCATATGTATATGGGTTCCTAG